One window of the Perca flavescens isolate YP-PL-M2 chromosome 16, PFLA_1.0, whole genome shotgun sequence genome contains the following:
- the LOC114571314 gene encoding heat shock protein 30-like, whose amino-acid sequence MLCSHGFQSASLSPFMGFDWLARSLRSEVQPLLYQQDLLQRNLPELRSSLELMDKLRHEILEETEPSQPVSYQLEKDGEHFGLSLDTRGFSPEELSVRQVGRTLTVSGKTEKKQDDGKGSYSYRRQEFRREFDLPEGPNPEAVTCYLAPDGKLHIQAATAPCVEEAERELTIGRSLEEETQQSVRSHTEGSSTETHSSTQDQPENIGSSACCCNNE is encoded by the coding sequence ATGCTCTGCTCTCATGGATTCCAGTCTGCCAGTCTCAGTCCATTCATGGGCTTCGACTGGCTTGCACGCAGTCTGAGGTCAGAGGTCCAACCTCTGCTCTACCAGCAGGATCTACTGCAGAGAAACCTACCGGAGCTCCGCAGCAGTCTGGAGCTGATGGACAAACTTCGACACGAGATCCTGGAGGAGACGGAGCCCTCCCAACCGGTCTCCTACCAGctggagaaagatggagagcaCTTCGGCCTGAGCCTGGACACCCGAGGCTTTTCTCCAGAGGAGCTGTCCGTCAGACAGGTGGGCCGGACGCTGACAGTCAGCGGGAAGACAGAGAAGAAGCAGGACGACGGGAAAGGCTCGTACTCTTACAGACGCCAGGAGTTCAGACGAGAGTTTGACCTGCCTGAAGGGCCGAACCCCGAAGCCGTCACCTGCtacctggctccagacgggaaGCTCCACATCCAGGCGGCCACAGCTCCGTGTGTGGAGGAGGCCGAGAGAGAGCTGACTATCGGGAGGAGCTTGGAGGAGGAAACACAGCAGAGTGTGCGTTCACACACAGAAGGCAgcagcacagagacacacagcagcacacaggaCCAACCTGAAAACATCGGCTCATCTGCATGTTGCTGCAACAATGAATAG